The window TTGATTTAGCCTCACGTGCGTGACAGATGATTTATTTTGACGAAAGTTCTAACGGAGTTGACAAATAGCTGCATATTTTGGTGAGTTAAAAGATCAATAATcatgaaattttaattaaaaaatcattactcaaattttttaattgagTTAAATTGTGGGATCATTGCAACAATCTACTTAGTCCTAATATACGTTCCTCAAGCACAAATGCGACGCCGAGTTCTGGTTAAGTATTCAGCCAAAACTTAACAAGCGGCGTCGTTCCACCGCAAGCTCCGGCGCGCGAGGAATTAACCAATAACATAACATCTCTGATCACTGACCAGTGCTCATCGAGCAGTTCAGAAACGCCCACATCACAACTCAGCTATGGCTTCGGCCCCTTCGAAGCTCTACGCCGGTCACTCTctcctctcactctctctccgtCTCTAGAAATTCACAGAGACTCGTTCCATCTTCAACCTCTAACCGTTTGATTGTGTGGTTGCAGACGATGTGAGCCTTCTGATGGTTTTGCTGGACACGAACCCTTTCTTCTGGAGCTCATCCAATCTCCCGTTCTCCAAGTTTCTCCCCCACGTgatccctaaaccctaattcctcTTTTGGGTTTCTCATAACAATCTTAGTTTCGTTCGTTCTTTcgaattgaaatttaatttgaatTCGTTTTCGTTTAGGTACTTACGTTTCTGAACTCGATTCTGCTGCTCAATCAACTCAACCAGGTGGTGGTTATTGCCACGGGGTACAATTCCTGCAGCTACATCTACGATTCTTCTTCGGACTCGAACCAGGGCTCTGATCATGGAAGAATAATGCCGGCGCGGTGCTCTAACTTGTTGCAGAAGCTGGAGGAATTCGTGATCAAAGACGAGCAATTGTTCAAAGAAGGGTCGAGAGAAGGGATTTCTTCTTCTCTGCTATCCGGGTCTTTATCAATGGCTCTTTGTTGTATCCTTTTATGCCAGTGCTTATTtaatttttggggttttttggtATCTCATTGAAAATACCCCTTTGTGTTCCATTGGCATTTGATAATGCAGTTTAAGTATATAAGTAGAGTTACCGAAAAAACTTAGGGGTAATACTTGTTGCATATGAGGAATTGTGTTAGAACTAGTACATAATAGCAAagatgttttgttttgttggaaGATCTAAGCGTATCCATGCAAAGTTTGCTTAACTGTAGTTGATGAACAGATATACAGAGAGTTTTTCGATCAGGGCCACTTCATCCTCAACCTCGGGTGAGTATCATTGTAGTTTGTTGTGTCATTGTTCAATATCTGTTTATTTTGGGTCACAGGCATTGTAATCTTGTCCATACCTTGACATTGATAACGTACTATAGTTATAACTTCTTTGCTGCAAATCAAGCTTAAGTTTTTATGGCCTTGTTTAGGTTTCATGAGCCATCAAATTGATGTGCATTTCTACGTAATATGGAATGTATGCAATTCTCTAAGCTGATTAGGTGCAATGACCAGCATACTTGCAAGTGGAATTGTTAATAACCAAAACATGGGTTAAATGCAATTTTTGGTGGATGTTTGCTGTTGGAAGCATGTACCTGTTCTCTAGATATTAGGAGAACCGTATTGTGAGACAATCTTCACTCTCCCCTTCAAGGATATAAATTCCTCTatcttttgattattttatcACTACATTAGTGCACCCTTAGTGAGGtggattaaaataaaatgagatattTTCTAAGCATCCAATGTTTGGCACCATATATTAACCAAACTCGTTAGCCTTTATCATTTAGGTCTGCAAAATGGAtgtatgttatttatttttctcttatcatgtcttactttCCTTTCACAAATGGGTTACCTTTTAAGTAGTGTGACTATGCATGCGATGCAGATTTTATGCTTGCAGGGATCATCGGATGGACCTGAACAGTACGTTCTTCTTTTGAATATTTTCTTTATGCGTTTTTCTTATTATCTTTCTCATCAAACCTCTTAcatcagaattttttttttaatgtcctTTCAGATATGTTGCAATCATGAATTCAATATTTTCTGCACAGCGTTCTATGGTATGCATTTGATCCATTTTCCTGTTTATCAAAAGCATATGTTTTTCGGGGGACTATTCTTCAATGTCAAATGCACCTTGATTTGTATCATTATTGTCCTTTCTAGTAATCTGTACttcaataattatatatttggtTGCAAATGGCAAGGCGCTATTTGGAAGTTACAAATTTTTGACTTACTGCCATAGCCaatctttaatttttcttctaaaagATGAATGTATACAATCAACTGATTTGAAATCCAAATTTGCTCTCCTGTTGGAGTACAATAAACAATATCTGTAGCTGTATGGCCAAATAATCATTTGACAGTTTCTCCCAGTTGCTTTCTCTCTCATCGTTACGCAGTTCATTCAGTAAATATATAGTTAATTCAACTTTCCAGAAATCCAATAGTTGCTTAAAAGTCACGAATATCAAATTATCATTTATTTACTTCCACTGCAGGTTCCTATAGATTCTTGCTATATGGGATCGAGCAACTCTGCCTTCCTACAGCAGGTAGCTTGTCTTTAGAGCGTCTTTTTGATATATACTTTTTTATAGTATTTGAAACATAATTAGCTTTATTCTTATGTCAGTTTTACTGAATGCTTTTGATGGATGAGAAACAGGCTTCATATATTACTGGTGGTGTGTATCTGAAGCCCCAACAACCAAATGGACTGTTTCAGTATCTCTCGGTAGGTTAAGTACTTAAATTTGGTGATGTTGATACATCTTAACCTTGTGTTCACTTGTTTACCTGGTGCTTggctaaaaaaaattgatttggaTTGGGTGTCAATGTGTCATTGTTTTCCATCTTGTGTtaatcacaattttttttcttgttttgttgcaaCTTCTTGGGCTAATGTATTCTTTTCACTGATATGCAGACAGTTTTTGCAACTGATTTGCATTCTCGAGCATTTTTACAGCTTCCTAAGTCTCTCGGTGTGGATTTTCGTGCCTCGTAAGTATACCACTTATGCTCATCATTTAACTGTCTTCATTTTGGTTGttaatagaaaagaaaagacgACGGATGTACCTAAAATTGATAATTTTCTGATAATTTTTAAGATTTAGTGCCCTTTTCCGTAGGCTAGTATCAGTTTTAAGATTTAATGCCCTATTTCTGGGAGCAAAGAGGAAGGTTGTACCCATTTGCTGATCTTtgatgaaaaaataatattttttaaaaagaacaTTCTAAGTTTCTAGGCTTATCCTTCTGAAACTCATATGGTTTACAGAGATCAAAATATTGATGCGAATTAATTGTTTGAATGTGTAGTTTAGTTGGTCAATCTGTATAACTTTTGTACAAGGGTTTGTCTCAGATGGTGGTTCCCACTTTCCGGAGATTCATAGTGATATTTAGATGTTTGGTAATAATTGACCTAGCCAAATTACTAGATGTAATCATATAATTCTTTTgtagagaaaaaaatttcaccaacGTATTCATGGTCGAACTGATGGTCGGCTAAATGATTTTGCGTCATGATGCTCAATTTCAGTGCTTAGATTATTGTGCAAATAGGAAAAGAAGcaagaaaacaaatgaaatttttttttggctcTACATATTCTGTGTATCATATGTTTTGATTGATTGAATTTTGCAGGTGTTTTTGCCATAAGAAGACAATAGACATGGGCTACATTTGTTCTGTGTGCTTGTCCATTTTTTGTAAGCATCACAAGAAATGTTCAACTTGTGGGTAAGTTACCTCGTCTATATATAGACTACACTGTTAAAAGTGGATTAATCAAACCTTTGATTGACAAGAAGAGCTCATATCATAATGATACGAAATATGGTACAGCTTACCCTGTTGCTTGTTTTAGTTAGAAACTCTAGCTGAAGATACCcacaaattttttgtttatagtgAGTAATGAAACTTGTGAAAAATAATTGGaagtattcattttattttgcttttatttttagtaaGTTTGAGAGATCTAGGAGGAAAAGAAATAAGTCACTACGTTTTGCTCTCTCAAACGAATGTTTCTCTTACATGGCAGTGAAACTGATTGTTTTGTTAATAAGCAAAAGATTCACTGGACCTAGAAATGCTTTGTACTACTGTCATTTCTTACATCTCTTGAGTTGCGGCTTTGGACTTCCTGCAGGTCAGTATTTGGTCAAGCCCAGTTAGATGCTTCCTCAACATCCAACAGGAAAAGAAAGACGCCAGAGACATAATGTTAGTTCTCTAAAGCATGCttgatatttatgtgaatgattTCGGGATCTTCCATGTCATCTATACCAGTTAAATGCTAGCGTAATACTAAAATTGCTTTCATTAACATTTACGGGCAGTGAGTTCTATCCGTCTGGTGTTTGTTTTGTGAAAGCCGTCTGGGAACCAGTTTTGCCGAGATTCTTGCATGCCTTCTTGTTGTAGAATTTGGCCACCATAGCGAATTGCATCACCGTGTTTTGTGATGCCAAACTGCAGCATTTTTGTGGAGAGAAATCTCGCAGGGCTGATTGTACGACTTATGGCGAGCTGATAGTGGTTAAGATTCTTTAAACTTTCTTCTTGTGTTCTTAAAGTAGTCATTTGCGCGCCATAAAGAGCGGTGCATGCTTGTCCCGAATGATTATATGATGCTCAACAACACATAAGAAACTACAAATTGCATTCTATACActtgtttttgttctttatcGGCAAATTTGACCTTtgcttccttttcatttttagcAATTGCAATTCGTCACAGAAAATTGTTCAATAAGCATTTAGAAAACGACTCTTTCCAGTGAACATATCGTCTGGCATGGGTTCGCCAGATACATGTGGAAACAATCCATGGTTCGATACAATAAATCATTCAATGAAAACATAGCAGAAACACGAGATCAAGCATTATTTACAATTATTTACATCGAACAGGAATTCTTATAAACAGGCGTGACGCTATTGTACAGTTCCAATCTGAGTTTTTCGCGGCAGTAGGGCTCCCTGCCTCACATTGCTCTCATAATCACTTTGCTGCTTGTGTGCAGCCCCATTGCGGCAAATTTTAATACCGCACGGCTCCTATACAATCTGTGATCCAAAGCAACATGATATTCTTAAATTAGTAAGAGATTAGCAACCTCATTCAAAACGATTTTCCTACTTTGACGAAACACGTATGAAATATTCTAGGAAAATGTACATGATATATCTTGGATAATAATTAAGAGAAGCGATGGAAAAGACATCCATTTGTATGCCATTTATTACCAAGGATGTTGAAGATAATCGAGGCTAACATTCTTAAGAGAATGCTAAGTTGCTAACACAATAGGAAGTAGGTGGGCAAGAAATACTTACCCGGCTAGAGCAAGTCCCCAGGTGGACAACGCATAGAACAACTTTCCCGCATGCCAAATACCCAATACCTTCTCCAATTTGCTGACACCACCCATCGCTTTAGCTACAACTGCAAATTATAGATTCACAAGGATGAGTTTCAATAGACGCATTCTCTATTGCCCACTATATATTCAAAGTCAAGCCCGAGAATCATTAAACGACAGAGATCAGACTTAGAGATGAGTATCTAGTTTGAGACCTAAAGACTAAATTAGAGGCATCAAATTTCTTGAAGGAAAGAAACAGAAGTTCAATTCCATTTTCTTGGTTTATGTATCCAAGCTTATCTGATTCATCATACTCTGCAATAATTGTCTAACCGCAGACATTACAAGCACATGGAGAATCAATTGAGAGAGAAGAATAAAAACTTACTTTTCTGCAGCTCCTCCGGCGTCAAATTCTGCAATTCCAAGGAAGCAAAAAATCATGAGGCCACAATGAGCAACATCAAACATGAAGCAAAAAGCTTTCGAGTGGATACGTACCCGAGCTTTGGGGTTTGACACAATACACTTAGCCATAAAATTGGCAACCCCATCCACCACATGCTCCTCACTAACAACAACATAGTTCTCATTGTCAATCCCACTCCTCTCCTCGACTTTACCCGGAATCATGTCATCCGTGATCCACACCCACCAACTGGGTTCTTCATTGTCGATTTTGATTAGAACTTCAGCTTTCTCCAAATCGCTTTCTAAAATCCAAacataaattataaacaaaCCCAATAATTATTACGTGGAATCAAATagtgtatacacacacacacacacatatatatatatatttctatatATTTATGTACCTGTGGCTGGCTTGAAAGGAAACTGATATTCATCAATGGATTCCTTCTGAAGAGCTTCGATTCGAGTCAAGAAGCTGTTCGATTCCACCGTCGCCACTAACCGAGCATGCAgctgaaatttcaaaaaacccaAATGCCAATTTCAGTTTTTGAATGAAAATTCGAAATCTAATACACAAAGTCAACAAAAGGGTGTCGAATCGAATGGAAAACAATCGACCCCAAATTGCTTACATCAGGAGGGCAATCGTCCAACACCGCAGGCGACTCGGACAGGTTCTGAAGCAGCTTGAGATTCTGCTCCAGCGAGTTCCTCAGCCGCCGATTCTCCGCCCGCAGAGCCTCCAGTTCTTCGTCGGAAACCCCACACTTGGTCCCCTCGTGGTCGTCGTGGTGGAGGTGATGGCGGCCGTGTTCCATGGCCGTCCACGCCACGTCGGCAACCTCCATCACCGTCTTGGCCACCTCTATCGCTCCATGTCCTCCCAtcgctctccctctctctcaaaaGTTTTGGGTCGCCTTGCTTGCTTCGTTTGTATTATATCAGAACCCGAAGACGAAAGCAACCGGATCTTTGCTGGATTTTGGAGGCAAAGGTTAAACTTGTAATTTAAACTAAGAACTATTAGACcaagagtaatgctatttataccctgtttttgtaccacattttcataccaccttaggtggtatTTAATGTGGACAActgcatcatttgaattaatcatatttttaaatttagttcattatttaataaattaataattaagaaaaactagttaattaaatgatgattgtggtatatgatgtgacacaccccgaccgagatcagggcgtgctggccgtcacacgaaggtgacgtaaccatgtgcgcgtgcggaagctaattaagaaggtaatataaaagtacgaatagttaaaaacctaataacacacaaagtactagtgtatgtgagacacaattcagagcaagtctacaacagtccaaaaggaaaagatacgacatatgtacacccgaaggtgaccctacaatggtgagtgtctgtcagaaattgccgggacgccctctggggaaaaccaccgaaccttctagaccactagaacctggaggggcgcaaaaacaaaagcgtgagtgggcaaaaacaaagttctttgaaaactctttagcaaaacacattctaacccctcgccgtaaaacctgtatacttcccagaaaatgaacatatatacgtatgtatagatatgtcaatcatgtcccatgatatgccattcatgctcgagaatatgccaccatagaatctcataataaatgtaaatgctcaagcgtaaatcacatcacaatatataatctggcagccgggagtcacctaacgtgacatgtaccgctgcacctagagctccacgctcaactcaatcactgaatctgcacacgagtcggaaccacctaacgtggtctgcacgacaagctgggtgtaatatatatatgtatgctctagtgctacgatcacgtgaagctggcgataaatcgcgggtcacctacaagtcggaaccacctaatgtgatctctacgacaggcttgcacctaacttggatccaagacgagcatgcggtgctggtgaacatacacgtgaaggctgtgccctggccctggacgggagcactaacaccgggggtgcagattatgagctctctaagcatttcaactactattgcataataaacaggaatgtataaccacctgaataccgcttacctggcacttacctgtgcatccacagcaccaaatacacatgtatatatgtatgtatgtcaccaataatacatgcaatgatgcgtaaacaacattcatataatgcatggcataaaacaataaccttttctatttaatttctgggaattaatatgtatataggtatatacggaaaacaaaagcccactcactgataattagaagggtcgtagcccccctgcctcgagtgtgtacgttcgtcctcggaaaacgaatcacctatacgcgacaaagttacgaaaacattaatttaaaagcacctaagcaacttctcgtaataacttctcatacattgctcaaattggacaaatgaatataccaatgtgatctacacaacctcaggatcacacccatatttttagaaaaatttttggaccacgcacgcgcccccacgcgcctgaccccgcacggacctacgcgcccccacgcgcggcccacgtgcactgcacactgacggcgtcagttgacgccgtcaggaatattccgttaactgacggaatattccgtcaaatctaaccggattctgtcactgccgttaggaatattccgttagacttaacggaatattctcctttcttctccggcgagacgccggcgccggcgacggcgccggaaaactgggtaaaattctaactttgttttctccttcgtttttcaaccatttttcacgttctttataccaaaatgaagcttaggactagtagaatcacgttagactagttttaaggcctaaaagttgctagatcatacctgtccacgacttcaaagttcggccaacttcgaacctagccttcccgacgtccaaattcacccaacgaactactccgaggctccttgggacctcacaagcataactacaagcttagaaattccaaaaacaagctagtttaggtttgcatgaacagtgttcaaatcggacctcgtgatatcgacgtgaaaatggtgttttccttacctgaaaatggcacctttgaactcctctcagctccacgaacacgatggtggtcttagtttcttgattggtgaaggttcGAGTTGGGTTGTATATATGGTCCGTGTGTttgtatgaagaagaagaagaaaatggctcggggaggaagagagagagagagagaagactgAGAGACAGaatgagggaatgagggagggaatcccgggaagaaaaagaaatacatgattgtgtgtggtcccacaacccacacaacacaacatttaacgtacacaaacaaactagggtaaaattgtaatttcaatgtacgttaaaatgaaatttgggacgggatgttacaacctaccctccttaatagaatttcgtcccgaaattcaaaataactaCATATAACCCCTAATAATcgaagaacaatctaggatacaagtccctcattctattttctgtctcccatgtcgcttcttcaaccgagtgattcctccacaaaactttcaccaaattcaccgttttgtttctcagaaccttctctttccaatctaagatcgttaacggttcctcgtcgtacgtcaaatctggatttatctctaacggttgaggaggtatcacatgcaatggatcagcaacataatgtcggagcatagacacgtgaaaaacgttatgcactttagccaactccggaggcaactccaaccta of the Pyrus communis chromosome 1, drPyrComm1.1, whole genome shotgun sequence genome contains:
- the LOC137745427 gene encoding uncharacterized protein, which encodes MGGHGAIEVAKTVMEVADVAWTAMEHGRHHLHHDDHEGTKCGVSDEELEALRAENRRLRNSLEQNLKLLQNLSESPAVLDDCPPDLHARLVATVESNSFLTRIEALQKESIDEYQFPFKPATESDLEKAEVLIKIDNEEPSWWVWITDDMIPGKVEERSGIDNENYVVVSEEHVVDGVANFMAKCIVSNPKARNLTPEELQKIVAKAMGGVSKLEKVLGIWHAGKLFYALSTWGLALAGLYRSRAVLKFAAMGLHTSSKVIMRAM
- the LOC137745406 gene encoding general transcription and DNA repair factor IIH subunit TFB4, yielding MASAPSKLYADDVSLLMVLLDTNPFFWSSSNLPFSKFLPHVLTFLNSILLLNQLNQVVVIATGYNSCSYIYDSSSDSNQGSDHGRIMPARCSNLLQKLEEFVIKDEQLFKEGSREGISSSLLSGSLSMALCYIQRVFRSGPLHPQPRILCLQGSSDGPEQYVAIMNSIFSAQRSMVPIDSCYMGSSNSAFLQQASYITGGVYLKPQQPNGLFQYLSTVFATDLHSRAFLQLPKSLGVDFRASCFCHKKTIDMGYICSVCLSIFCKHHKKCSTCGSVFGQAQLDASSTSNRKRKTPET